The Salmo salar chromosome ssa06, Ssal_v3.1, whole genome shotgun sequence genome window below encodes:
- the LOC123724068 gene encoding apoptosis regulator BAX-like, which yields MSRTQLIGSELCDPNHKKLVLCLEQIGNELDGNTQLQSMLNDTALQPSHEVFMRVAREIFSDGKFNWGRVVALFYFACRLVIKALLTKVPDIIRTIISWATDYLRDHVINWIRDQGGWEGIRSYFGTPTWQTVGVFLAGVLTTVLVIRKM from the exons ATGTCACGGACCCAGTTGATTGGGAGTGAGCTGTGTGACCCCAACCACAAGAAGCTGGTCCTGTGCCTGGAGCAGATTGGAAATGAGCTGGATGGCAATACGCAGCTCCAAAG TATGTTAAATGATACTGCACTCCAGCCCAGCCATGAGGTTTTTATGAGAGTGGCCCGTGAGATCTTCTCTGATGGAAAGTTCAACTGGGGCAGGGTGGTGGCACTCTTCTACTTTGCCTGTCGGCTGGTCATCAAG GCTCTGTTGACCAAGGTCCCTGACATCATCAGAACCATTATCAGCTGGGCTACAGACTACCTGCGAGATCATGTGATCAACTGGATTAGGGATCAGGGTGGCTGG GAGGGAATTCGTTCCTACTTTGGCACTCCCACCTGGCAGACCGTGGGGGTGTTCCTCGCTGGAGTTCTTACCACTGTGCTAGTCATCCGCAAGATGTGA
- the LOC106607329 gene encoding 40S ribosomal protein S11-like yields the protein MADAQAIDGTYIDKKCPITGNVSIRGRILSGVVTKMKRTIVIRRDYLHYIRKYNRFEKRHKNMSVHLSPAFRDGCNSLLHYS from the exons ATGGCGGACGCACAA GCTATTGATGGCACTTACATTGACAAGAAATGCCCCATAACTGGAAATGTCTCCATCCGTGGTCGTATCCTCTCCG GCGTGGTGACCAAGATGAAGAGGACCATCGTCATCAGACGTGACTACCTGCATTACATCCGCAAATACAACCGCTTTGAGAAGAGGCACAAGAACATGTCGGTCCATCTCTCACCTGCCTTCAG GGATGGCTGTAACTCACTGTTGCACTACAGTTGA